The following proteins are encoded in a genomic region of Pikeienuella piscinae:
- the mrdA gene encoding penicillin-binding protein 2, whose amino-acid sequence MSRFTFRRDARRPGAPARLTRRGALLFGAQALVASGLFWRLKKLQIDAAEEYLMMAEENRINVRLIPPARGEITDRTGRPLAVNRQNYRVVMIREQAGDVEAVLDDLSRVIDIPPHQRSRALREIRSKSAFVPVTVAENLDWDAFARINVNAPALPGVAPEVGLTRHYPEGAAFGHVVGYVGRFSEADRNREDADDPLFQIPDFHIGKTGVERVKESVLRGAAGASRIEVNAVGRVIREIDRAEGVAGANLGLTLDIDMQRYALNQLEGESAAAVLMEIESGDILALASTPGYDPNKFVVGISQREWSALLEDPYRPLANKAVSGQYPPGSTFKMVVALAALEAGMVGPDERVFCNGRYKLGDRYFHCWRRGGHGHVALRDAIKFSCDVYFYEVARRVGVERISEMAGRFGLGVRPNLPVTAVQAGLTPTKAWKQASYGESWQIGDTLNTGIGQGFVLASPIQLATMAARIGGDGRRVEPRLIRTVDGAPAPMVEAPPLGVSAAHLRLVREGMFAVSNERRGTGYRSRIAEAAMALAGKSGTSQVRRITAAERARGVTRNEDLPWERRDHALFVAFAPYDRPRYAAAVIVEHGGGGSAVAGPIVRNMLMRALYGPEPPLRAYPAREREEIRRRREEEQREPDLGADSTRNRA is encoded by the coding sequence ATGAGCCGCTTCACCTTTCGGCGCGACGCCCGTCGCCCGGGCGCGCCCGCACGTCTGACCCGGCGCGGTGCACTTCTTTTCGGCGCGCAAGCTCTGGTGGCCAGCGGCCTTTTCTGGCGGCTGAAGAAGTTGCAGATCGACGCCGCCGAGGAATACCTGATGATGGCGGAGGAAAATCGCATCAATGTCCGGCTGATCCCGCCCGCGCGCGGGGAGATCACCGACCGGACCGGCCGACCGCTGGCGGTCAATCGCCAGAACTATCGCGTCGTGATGATCCGTGAGCAGGCGGGCGATGTCGAAGCGGTGCTGGACGACCTCTCGCGCGTCATCGACATCCCGCCGCATCAACGCAGCCGCGCGCTCCGCGAGATCCGTTCGAAAAGCGCCTTCGTGCCGGTGACGGTCGCCGAGAATCTCGACTGGGACGCATTCGCCCGGATCAACGTGAACGCCCCCGCCCTGCCCGGCGTCGCCCCCGAAGTCGGGCTGACCCGCCATTATCCGGAGGGGGCCGCCTTCGGTCACGTCGTCGGCTATGTCGGGCGCTTCTCCGAAGCAGACCGGAATCGCGAAGACGCAGACGACCCTCTCTTTCAGATTCCGGACTTCCATATCGGAAAGACGGGAGTGGAGCGGGTGAAGGAATCCGTCCTGCGCGGCGCCGCCGGCGCCAGCCGGATCGAGGTCAACGCCGTCGGCAGGGTGATCCGCGAGATTGACCGGGCCGAAGGCGTCGCCGGCGCAAATCTCGGCCTCACGCTGGATATCGACATGCAGCGATATGCGCTGAATCAGCTGGAGGGCGAAAGCGCCGCCGCCGTGCTAATGGAGATCGAATCCGGCGACATTCTCGCACTCGCCTCGACGCCGGGGTACGACCCGAACAAGTTCGTCGTCGGCATCAGCCAGCGCGAATGGTCAGCGCTGCTGGAGGATCCCTATCGGCCGCTCGCCAACAAGGCGGTGTCCGGACAGTATCCGCCGGGCTCCACCTTCAAGATGGTCGTCGCGCTGGCGGCGCTGGAGGCCGGGATGGTCGGACCGGATGAACGGGTCTTCTGCAATGGACGCTACAAACTCGGCGACCGTTATTTTCATTGCTGGCGGCGTGGCGGGCACGGCCATGTCGCGCTGCGCGACGCCATCAAGTTCTCTTGCGATGTCTACTTCTACGAGGTCGCGCGCCGCGTGGGCGTAGAGCGGATATCGGAGATGGCGGGCCGGTTCGGCCTCGGCGTCCGGCCGAATCTCCCGGTGACTGCGGTGCAGGCCGGCCTCACGCCGACGAAGGCGTGGAAACAGGCGAGCTACGGCGAGAGCTGGCAGATCGGCGATACGCTCAACACCGGAATCGGTCAGGGCTTCGTGCTCGCGAGCCCGATCCAACTCGCCACGATGGCGGCGCGGATCGGGGGCGACGGCAGGCGAGTCGAGCCGCGGCTCATCCGCACCGTTGACGGGGCGCCGGCGCCGATGGTGGAGGCTCCCCCCCTCGGCGTCTCGGCGGCCCATCTCCGTCTCGTCCGCGAAGGCATGTTCGCGGTCTCCAATGAACGGCGCGGCACCGGCTATCGAAGCCGCATCGCCGAGGCCGCGATGGCGCTGGCCGGGAAATCCGGGACCAGCCAAGTGCGCCGCATCACCGCCGCGGAGCGCGCGCGCGGCGTCACCCGGAACGAGGACCTGCCCTGGGAACGGCGGGATCACGCGCTATTCGTAGCCTTCGCCCCCTATGATCGTCCCCGGTACGCCGCGGCGGTCATCGTCGAGCATGGCGGCGGCGGCTCCGCCGTCGCAGGACCGATCGTCCGGAATATGTTGATGCGCGCGCTATACGGCCCGGAACCGCCACTCCGCGCCTATCCCGCGCGTGAGCGCGAGGAGATCAGACGCCGTCGCGAAGAGGAGCAGCGCGAGCCGGATCTCGGCGCAGATTCGACGAGGAACCGGGCATGA
- the mreC gene encoding rod shape-determining protein MreC, producing the protein MAGRERGDIGREFGRLVRRGALLALIFLVIALFVLWRADSPRIERLRMALVDWATPSVELTANPLGAVADMMQDFENFTRVYEQNKTLRAEIQRLRAWRESAQQLERENAQLRALNNLHLAPRIGFVAGEVIADSGSPFAQSALLNIGAADGVLDGAAAVDGEGVVGRVVGVGEHASRILLLTDFNSRVPVKVLPSGRRAVLTGENSDAPRLSFLDTMAGVAPGDRVTTSGDGGVFPPDLPVGVIAVIGDYGARMQISADYERLEFVRVLLYRPSTTIDTPGGLIAPDPQAGAPTVGAVGN; encoded by the coding sequence ATGGCTGGCCGTGAACGCGGCGATATCGGCAGGGAGTTCGGGCGCCTCGTTCGCCGCGGAGCGCTGTTGGCGCTGATCTTCCTCGTAATCGCGCTCTTCGTTCTGTGGCGCGCCGACAGCCCTCGCATCGAACGCCTGCGCATGGCGCTCGTGGACTGGGCGACGCCATCGGTCGAACTGACCGCGAACCCGCTCGGCGCGGTCGCGGACATGATGCAGGATTTCGAGAATTTCACGCGGGTCTATGAGCAGAACAAGACGCTGCGCGCCGAGATTCAACGGCTCCGCGCGTGGCGCGAATCGGCGCAGCAGTTGGAGCGAGAGAACGCCCAGCTTCGCGCGCTCAACAATCTTCACCTCGCGCCGCGGATCGGCTTCGTCGCCGGTGAGGTGATCGCGGACAGCGGAAGCCCATTCGCGCAGTCCGCGCTTCTCAATATTGGCGCTGCCGACGGCGTTCTGGACGGCGCGGCCGCGGTAGACGGCGAAGGCGTCGTCGGGCGCGTGGTCGGCGTCGGCGAGCACGCCTCCCGAATTCTTCTTCTCACCGATTTCAACAGCCGCGTCCCGGTCAAGGTGCTTCCCTCCGGCCGCCGGGCGGTTCTCACCGGGGAGAATTCCGACGCGCCGCGCCTCAGCTTCCTCGACACGATGGCCGGCGTCGCGCCCGGAGACCGGGTGACGACCTCTGGCGATGGCGGCGTGTTTCCTCCGGACCTTCCGGTCGGCGTCATCGCGGTGATCGGTGACTATGGCGCGCGGATGCAGATCAGCGCCGATTACGAGCGGCTCGAATTCGTTCGCGTGCTACTCTATCGGCCATCGACGACGATCGACACACCGGGCGGACTGATCGCACCCGATCCGCAGGCCGGAGCGCCCACTGTCGGCGCGGTCGGGAACTGA
- a CDS encoding rod shape-determining protein produces the protein MFNGVFGMFSSDMAIDLGTANTLVYVKGKGIVLNEPSVVAYHVKDGKKEVLAVGEDAKLMLGRTPGSIQAIRPMRDGVIADFDVAEAMIKHFIRKVHRRGFFTAPQVIVCVPYGATAVEERAILESVLSAGARKAVLIPEPVAAAIGAGMPFGEPTGSMVVDVGGGTTEVAVLSLGDIVYARSVRVGGDKMDDAIISYLRRQQNLLVGEATSERIKKAIGTARMPDDGRGKSMEIRGRDLLNGVPKEIEITQAQIADALQDTVQQIVEAVMVALEATPPDLAADIVDRGVMLTGGGALLGDLDRALREQTGLAVTVAEECLNCVALGTGKALEHRAALRHVLRDSV, from the coding sequence ATGTTCAACGGCGTATTCGGCATGTTTTCCTCGGACATGGCCATAGATCTCGGCACGGCGAACACGCTTGTCTACGTGAAGGGCAAGGGAATCGTGCTGAACGAGCCTTCTGTCGTCGCTTACCATGTGAAGGACGGCAAGAAGGAGGTGCTTGCGGTCGGCGAGGACGCGAAGCTGATGCTGGGCCGCACGCCCGGCTCGATTCAGGCGATCCGGCCGATGCGCGACGGCGTGATCGCAGATTTCGACGTCGCAGAAGCGATGATAAAGCATTTCATACGCAAGGTGCACCGGCGCGGCTTCTTCACCGCGCCGCAGGTGATCGTCTGCGTGCCATACGGCGCCACGGCGGTTGAGGAGCGGGCGATTCTGGAAAGCGTGCTTTCGGCCGGCGCGCGCAAAGCGGTGTTGATTCCCGAGCCTGTCGCTGCCGCCATCGGCGCGGGGATGCCGTTCGGAGAGCCCACCGGCTCCATGGTGGTCGATGTCGGCGGCGGCACCACCGAGGTTGCGGTGCTTTCGCTCGGCGACATCGTGTACGCCCGCTCGGTTCGGGTTGGCGGCGACAAGATGGACGACGCGATCATCTCCTACCTGCGCCGGCAGCAGAACCTTCTGGTTGGCGAGGCCACGTCGGAGCGGATCAAAAAGGCGATCGGCACCGCGCGGATGCCGGATGACGGGCGCGGAAAGTCGATGGAGATTCGCGGTCGCGATCTTCTCAACGGCGTCCCGAAGGAGATCGAGATCACGCAGGCGCAGATCGCCGACGCCTTGCAGGACACGGTTCAGCAGATCGTCGAGGCGGTGATGGTCGCGCTTGAAGCGACGCCGCCGGACCTGGCCGCGGATATCGTCGATCGCGGCGTGATGCTGACCGGGGGCGGCGCGCTCCTCGGCGACCTCGACCGCGCGCTCCGCGAGCAGACCGGGCTCGCGGTCACGGTCGCGGAGGAATGTCTCAACTGCGTCGCGCTGGGCACCGGCAAGGCGCTGGAGCATCGGGCCGCGTTGCGGCATGTTCTACGCGACAGCGTCTAG